TTTGAGGAGGTAGCTGTAGGGTTCCTGTTGCACTGATTTCGACGATTACAGCCATTGTGGTTGCCTCTCAACGTTCAATACGGGGTCTATTTGATTTAATTTTACTTGTCAGCCCTGGTCTCCTAATGGCAAGAGAGAATGAATGTCTAATTCTGATCGCCGTGACTATTCTTGATGCAAGTTCAAAAGATGATCGAGTAATTGTGCCATCAGAGGGGCGATCGGATGATTTAGGACGGGTAATATGGCAGGCTTGGCAAACAAAAAGAATATGTTCTGGCATAGTTTTTGGAATGTAAATACTAACAATTGAAAATGAAAGAGAAAGGTTAATTAAGCCGCATCTTCAATGAGATATTTGAACAGATCATCGAGAATACGATTCGCCCCGCCAATACTGCGCTCAGCCACCCAGCTGCCATAATGCACTGGGTAGACTCGATCCTGTTTGACAGCGTTGAGCTGAAACCAAAGTGGATGAGGTTGTAGTTTCCTCAGTGATTCAGGCGGATACTCTACAACAAACAGGGCATCAGCATCTATTAATTCAAGCCTTTCAAAGGAGATCTCCATTACCCAATCGTCTCTACGCTGCGCTGGTGGTCGCAGCAATCCAGCCTCTGCTACCACCGACCCCATGAACGAATTCTCTAAATAAACACGAGCAGGTCGGATAGAATTATCGTAAGCAGCAACGAGGGAGACTTCGGTCTGTTTGAGGCGATCGCCCATTAGTTTTTGAAACTCCCTGATCCGCTGATGATATTTATACAAAAGTTGTTCGGCTTCCTCTGTCTTTCCTAGGGCTTCAGCAAAGTTGAGAAACCCTTGCTTCCACTGGATATCACAGTCGTCTGTGAATAAAGACACTGTTGGGGCAATGTGTGAGAATTGTTCGTATAACTGTCGATCAGTTCTTCTACAATCGAGAATGAGATCGGGCTGCAAGCGCAAAATTGCCTCAATATTGGGCTGTTCATCACTACCAACCTCAGTGATGCCATCAAGCTGTTCCTCTGAGTAAGAGAGAAAGTCTTCAAGGTTGATAGAGCCGATGGGTTTTAACCCCAAAGCAAAAGCAGCATCCAAGGGACTGGTGTCGAGTACAACTACTCGTTGTGGGTTTGTAGGAACACAAGTTTCTCCCATGAAGTGTTTAACCATTCGGCACTCAGCTGTTGGTGAGTGTCCTAGCTGAGAAGCAGAATTTTGGGAAGTATTTCCATTACAAGCAGTGACAAAGAAGAAGGTGAGAAATCCTAGAAGTAGCCATACAGCCCAATTATGCCTCCAGTATGGGGTTGCTCTAGGCTGTTGATAGTAAGATGGCTTTTTTTCTGTCATCGTTAATTTTGAGCTTGAGATCCTAAGCTAATCCTTGTCTACTAAACGTCTAGTCTCAAAACTCCCAGCCTACAGTTGCCAGCACCTCAAATGGTGCGCCATAAAAGATGCGATTCCTACCATTAGCAGTCTCAAAATAATCAATATCAAACAGGTTCTTGAAGTTAAGTTGAGCGCGGAAATTATCTCGGCGGTAATAAACAGCGGCATCTGTCCGCAAATAGCTGGGTAAATCGAATGTGTTATCTAAATCTCCCGCTCGTTCCCCAACATAGAATAAACCGAAGCCGAACCCTAACCCTTGTAAATTCCCATTTTGAATTTCATACTTTGTCCACAAACTAACAGCGTGTTCTGGTACATTCACTAAGCGGTTGCCTTCAGGAATTTCATTGTCTTCTATTACTTCAGCATTGGTATAGCCATAACCAGCAATAATTTGCCATCCTGGTAGAATTTCGCCAGCTATATCTAACTCAATACCTCGACTGCGTTGTTTGCCTGTTTGAATGCTAAAGTCAAGATCTCTAGGGTCAGGAGTCAGAACGTTAGACAGCGTTAAGTCATAAAAAGCCAGAGTAGTAAAAAGTCTGCCATCTAATAAATCAGCCTTAACGCCAACTTCGTATTGCGTACCGCGCTGCGGCTCAAATAGCTGATCGTCTAAATTTGTACCAGTCACCTGTTCAAACGAGCGACTATAGCTGCCGTAGATTGCAACTGTTTCAATCGGTTTATATACAAGACCAACTCTAGGACTAAAGGCATCATCTTCTTGACTGCTACTCGTTCCTTCAATTAAATCTTCTTCTTCCTGCTCCAGATTATCGTAGCGTCCCCCTAAAACTAAGATGAAATTATCGGCAAAAGTAATTTGATCCTGCACATAAAAGCCTAAAGTCTCAAACCTAGATTCACTTCTAGAGGTGGAGATAATTGCTCCCAAGGGTTGGTTATAGACTGGGTTGAAGATATCAATATTCCCAATCTCCTGATTTATGACCCCACCTTTAGAAAACTCAGTCGAGAAATCCACACCAAACAACAGTTGATGCTTGATACCACCAGTAGTGAAGTTACCAGTAATATTAGCAACAGCCTCGTAACTATTAGCGAAGCTTGGTCCTAACTGAATAAATGCCTGTCTCTGCTGCGTGCGGAAGCCGTCTAGCAGATCTCTAGGACCAACAGAATCTTGATTATCTTCTTCCCAAAGAAAGCGGAAAACGTTCCGAAACTGCCAATTTTCGCTAAAGCGATGCTCGAAGTCGTAGCCAATGCGGAAAGAACGGCGCTCGTTGCGGTCAAATGCAGGTTCTCCTAAATAACGACTCCGAGGAATTTCGCCATTCGGATTATCCTCTATAGTTCCCTCGATTGGCAGACCGCGTTCATTAGGATACTGAGCATCTAAATACTCTGCTTCTAATGTCAAGCTAGTATTTTCACCAATTAGCCAGGTGAGAACGGGTGCAATTAGATAACGGTCAATATCAATTTCATCAATAAACGTGTCAGAACCGTAGACCGAGCCGTTTAAGCGATATATTAAAGTGCCGCTATCATTTAACGGACCAGAAAAGTCGAAAGCACCCTGATAAGTATTAAAACTGCCGTAAGTTGCTTCTAGGTCGTAAAACGGGAACGGTAGCGGCTGCTTCGTGACAATATTAACAACGCCGCCTGGTGCAATTTGACCATAAAGAACAGAGGCAGGTCCTTTCAGCA
This window of the Chroococcidiopsis sp. CCMEE 29 genome carries:
- a CDS encoding iron-siderophore ABC transporter substrate-binding protein is translated as MTEKKPSYYQQPRATPYWRHNWAVWLLLGFLTFFFVTACNGNTSQNSASQLGHSPTAECRMVKHFMGETCVPTNPQRVVVLDTSPLDAAFALGLKPIGSINLEDFLSYSEEQLDGITEVGSDEQPNIEAILRLQPDLILDCRRTDRQLYEQFSHIAPTVSLFTDDCDIQWKQGFLNFAEALGKTEEAEQLLYKYHQRIREFQKLMGDRLKQTEVSLVAAYDNSIRPARVYLENSFMGSVVAEAGLLRPPAQRRDDWVMEISFERLELIDADALFVVEYPPESLRKLQPHPLWFQLNAVKQDRVYPVHYGSWVAERSIGGANRILDDLFKYLIEDAA
- a CDS encoding TonB-dependent siderophore receptor — translated: MKQLQLFHGLWLTGSVVAIAAQPVWADVIPVTAVRFNPTATGLEVILQTPSGQPLQVLTTSDGNTLIAHVINAQLRLPDSQAFRADNPATGISTVTVTQQATNSIRVAIAGMQAVPTAKVVPGGSGVVLSINTTPAKLGEATAPPEATDQIEILVTGERDDPTDDYRVPEAAIGTRTDTPRLNVPASIQVVPEQVIEDQRATDLSEALRNVSGLTTASSSRDIFSNFTIRGFETGNTFLRNGIPDNDIGRLGFDFANVERLEVLKGPASVLYGQIAPGGVVNIVTKQPLPFPFYDLEATYGSFNTYQGAFDFSGPLNDSGTLIYRLNGSVYGSDTFIDEIDIDRYLIAPVLTWLIGENTSLTLEAEYLDAQYPNERGLPIEGTIEDNPNGEIPRSRYLGEPAFDRNERRSFRIGYDFEHRFSENWQFRNVFRFLWEEDNQDSVGPRDLLDGFRTQQRQAFIQLGPSFANSYEAVANITGNFTTGGIKHQLLFGVDFSTEFSKGGVINQEIGNIDIFNPVYNQPLGAIISTSRSESRFETLGFYVQDQITFADNFILVLGGRYDNLEQEEEDLIEGTSSSQEDDAFSPRVGLVYKPIETVAIYGSYSRSFEQVTGTNLDDQLFEPQRGTQYEVGVKADLLDGRLFTTLAFYDLTLSNVLTPDPRDLDFSIQTGKQRSRGIELDIAGEILPGWQIIAGYGYTNAEVIEDNEIPEGNRLVNVPEHAVSLWTKYEIQNGNLQGLGFGFGLFYVGERAGDLDNTFDLPSYLRTDAAVYYRRDNFRAQLNFKNLFDIDYFETANGRNRIFYGAPFEVLATVGWEF